A single genomic interval of Oncorhynchus mykiss isolate Arlee chromosome 13, USDA_OmykA_1.1, whole genome shotgun sequence harbors:
- the LOC110487136 gene encoding enoyl-CoA delta isomerase 1, mitochondrial isoform X2, translating to MANVLRNSAKFGFSAGVLSQLSIHSRHGRECVSPCFSLQQRNNSTSPKIKVDLDNSTGVAVLRMQSPPVNSLSLDFLTEFCINLEKLEMDKSCRGLIITSTLSKVSSTGLDIITLPVCVCVCVCLVSQTLSKVFSAGLDIMEMYGKSPERCGEFWKAVQEMWLKLYGSNMATIAAINGSSPAGGCLMSIGCDYRIMADNPRYSIGLNETQLGIVAPFWFKDTLVNTVGNRAAELSLELGLLYSAPDALKIGLVDQLVPEDQVLSTAQDTMSKWLAVPDHARQITKSMMRKQTIDKLLSNREADITNFVSFITKDSIQRSLRMYLEMLKSRKA from the exons ATGGCAAATGTGTTGAGAAATTCCGCCAAATTCGGGTTTTCAG CAGGTGTGTTGTCCCAGTTGTCCATCCACAGTAGAcatgggagagagtgtgtgtcgcCGTGCTTCTCTCTGCAGCAGAGAAACAACTCTACCTCACCTAAGATCAAGGTGGACCTGGACAACAGTACAG GTGTAGCTGTGTTGAGGATGCAGAGCCCCCCTGTCAACAGTCTGAGTCTGGACTTCCTCACTGAGTTCTGTATCAATCTGGAGAAACTAGAGATGGATAAGAGTTGTAGAGGTCTGATCATCACCtcg ACCCTCTCCAAGGTGTCCTCTACAGGGCTAGACATCATaactctccctgtgtgtgtgtgtgtgtgtgtgtgtttggtgtcccAGACCCTCTCCAAGGTGTTCTCTGCGGGGCTAGACATCATGGAGATGTATGGTAAAAGTCCGGAGCGCTGTGGAGAGTTCTGGAAGGCTGTTCAGGAGATGTGGCTCAAACTCTACGGATCCAACATGGCCACCATAGCTGCCATCAAC ggCTCTAGTCCAGCAGGTGGCTGTCTCATGTCTATTGGATGTGACTATAGGATCATGGCTGATAATCCTCGCTACAGCATCGGACTCAACGAGACTCAGCTCGGCATCGTAGCTCCCTTCTG GTTTAAGGACACGCTGGTGAACACGGTTGGTAACCGGGCAGCAGAGCTGTCGTTGGAGCTGGGTCTGTTGTACAGCGCTCCTGATGCCCTGAAGATCGGCCTGGTGGACCAGTTAGTCCCTGAGGACCAGGTCCTCTCCACTGCACAGGACACCATGTCCAAGTGGCTGGCTGTACCAG aCCATGCCAGACAGATCACCAAGTCCATGATGAGGAAACAGACCATTGACAAGCTGCTGTCCAACAGGGAAGCTGACATCACCAACTTTGTGAGCTTCATCACTAAAGACTCCATCCAGAGGTCCCTGCGCATGTACCTGGAGATGCTCAAGAGTAGAAAG GCCTAG
- the LOC110487136 gene encoding enoyl-CoA delta isomerase 1, mitochondrial isoform X5 — MANVLRNSAKFGFSGVLSQLSIHSRHGRECVSPCFSLQQRNNSTSPKIKVDLDNSTGVAVLRMQSPPVNSLSLDFLTEFCINLEKLEMDKSCRGLIITSTLSKVFSAGLDIMEMYGKSPERCGEFWKAVQEMWLKLYGSNMATIAAINGSSPAGGCLMSIGCDYRIMADNPRYSIGLNETQLGIVAPFWFKDTLVNTVGNRAAELSLELGLLYSAPDALKIGLVDQLVPEDQVLSTAQDTMSKWLAVPDHARQITKSMMRKQTIDKLLSNREADITNFVSFITKDSIQRSLRMYLEMLKSRKA; from the exons ATGGCAAATGTGTTGAGAAATTCCGCCAAATTCGGGTTTTCAG GTGTGTTGTCCCAGTTGTCCATCCACAGTAGAcatgggagagagtgtgtgtcgcCGTGCTTCTCTCTGCAGCAGAGAAACAACTCTACCTCACCTAAGATCAAGGTGGACCTGGACAACAGTACAG GTGTAGCTGTGTTGAGGATGCAGAGCCCCCCTGTCAACAGTCTGAGTCTGGACTTCCTCACTGAGTTCTGTATCAATCTGGAGAAACTAGAGATGGATAAGAGTTGTAGAGGTCTGATCATCACCtcg ACCCTCTCCAAGGTGTTCTCTGCGGGGCTAGACATCATGGAGATGTATGGTAAAAGTCCGGAGCGCTGTGGAGAGTTCTGGAAGGCTGTTCAGGAGATGTGGCTCAAACTCTACGGATCCAACATGGCCACCATAGCTGCCATCAAC ggCTCTAGTCCAGCAGGTGGCTGTCTCATGTCTATTGGATGTGACTATAGGATCATGGCTGATAATCCTCGCTACAGCATCGGACTCAACGAGACTCAGCTCGGCATCGTAGCTCCCTTCTG GTTTAAGGACACGCTGGTGAACACGGTTGGTAACCGGGCAGCAGAGCTGTCGTTGGAGCTGGGTCTGTTGTACAGCGCTCCTGATGCCCTGAAGATCGGCCTGGTGGACCAGTTAGTCCCTGAGGACCAGGTCCTCTCCACTGCACAGGACACCATGTCCAAGTGGCTGGCTGTACCAG aCCATGCCAGACAGATCACCAAGTCCATGATGAGGAAACAGACCATTGACAAGCTGCTGTCCAACAGGGAAGCTGACATCACCAACTTTGTGAGCTTCATCACTAAAGACTCCATCCAGAGGTCCCTGCGCATGTACCTGGAGATGCTCAAGAGTAGAAAGGCCTAG
- the LOC110487136 gene encoding enoyl-CoA delta isomerase 1, mitochondrial isoform X4, with translation MANVLRNSAKFGFSAGVLSQLSIHSRHGRECVSPCFSLQQRNNSTSPKIKVDLDNSTGVAVLRMQSPPVNSLSLDFLTEFCINLEKLEMDKSCRGLIITSTLSKVFSAGLDIMEMYGKSPERCGEFWKAVQEMWLKLYGSNMATIAAINGSSPAGGCLMSIGCDYRIMADNPRYSIGLNETQLGIVAPFWFKDTLVNTVGNRAAELSLELGLLYSAPDALKIGLVDQLVPEDQVLSTAQDTMSKWLAVPDHARQITKSMMRKQTIDKLLSNREADITNFVSFITKDSIQRSLRMYLEMLKSRKA, from the exons ATGGCAAATGTGTTGAGAAATTCCGCCAAATTCGGGTTTTCAG CAGGTGTGTTGTCCCAGTTGTCCATCCACAGTAGAcatgggagagagtgtgtgtcgcCGTGCTTCTCTCTGCAGCAGAGAAACAACTCTACCTCACCTAAGATCAAGGTGGACCTGGACAACAGTACAG GTGTAGCTGTGTTGAGGATGCAGAGCCCCCCTGTCAACAGTCTGAGTCTGGACTTCCTCACTGAGTTCTGTATCAATCTGGAGAAACTAGAGATGGATAAGAGTTGTAGAGGTCTGATCATCACCtcg ACCCTCTCCAAGGTGTTCTCTGCGGGGCTAGACATCATGGAGATGTATGGTAAAAGTCCGGAGCGCTGTGGAGAGTTCTGGAAGGCTGTTCAGGAGATGTGGCTCAAACTCTACGGATCCAACATGGCCACCATAGCTGCCATCAAC ggCTCTAGTCCAGCAGGTGGCTGTCTCATGTCTATTGGATGTGACTATAGGATCATGGCTGATAATCCTCGCTACAGCATCGGACTCAACGAGACTCAGCTCGGCATCGTAGCTCCCTTCTG GTTTAAGGACACGCTGGTGAACACGGTTGGTAACCGGGCAGCAGAGCTGTCGTTGGAGCTGGGTCTGTTGTACAGCGCTCCTGATGCCCTGAAGATCGGCCTGGTGGACCAGTTAGTCCCTGAGGACCAGGTCCTCTCCACTGCACAGGACACCATGTCCAAGTGGCTGGCTGTACCAG aCCATGCCAGACAGATCACCAAGTCCATGATGAGGAAACAGACCATTGACAAGCTGCTGTCCAACAGGGAAGCTGACATCACCAACTTTGTGAGCTTCATCACTAAAGACTCCATCCAGAGGTCCCTGCGCATGTACCTGGAGATGCTCAAGAGTAGAAAGGCCTAG
- the LOC110487136 gene encoding enoyl-CoA delta isomerase 1, mitochondrial isoform X1 yields the protein MANVLRNSAKFGFSAGVLSQLSIHSRHGRECVSPCFSLQQRNNSTSPKIKVDLDNSTGVAVLRMQSPPVNSLSLDFLTEFCINLEKLEMDKSCRGLIITSTLSKVSSTGLDIITLPVCVCVCVCLVSQTLSKVFSAGLDIMEMYGKSPERCGEFWKAVQEMWLKLYGSNMATIAAINGSSPAGGCLMSIGCDYRIMADNPRYSIGLNETQLGIVAPFWFKDTLVNTVGNRAAELSLELGLLYSAPDALKIGLVDQLVPEDQVLSTAQDTMSKWLAVPDHARQITKSMMRKQTIDKLLSNREADITNFVSFITKDSIQRSLRMYLEMLKSRKA from the exons ATGGCAAATGTGTTGAGAAATTCCGCCAAATTCGGGTTTTCAG CAGGTGTGTTGTCCCAGTTGTCCATCCACAGTAGAcatgggagagagtgtgtgtcgcCGTGCTTCTCTCTGCAGCAGAGAAACAACTCTACCTCACCTAAGATCAAGGTGGACCTGGACAACAGTACAG GTGTAGCTGTGTTGAGGATGCAGAGCCCCCCTGTCAACAGTCTGAGTCTGGACTTCCTCACTGAGTTCTGTATCAATCTGGAGAAACTAGAGATGGATAAGAGTTGTAGAGGTCTGATCATCACCtcg ACCCTCTCCAAGGTGTCCTCTACAGGGCTAGACATCATaactctccctgtgtgtgtgtgtgtgtgtgtgtgtttggtgtcccAGACCCTCTCCAAGGTGTTCTCTGCGGGGCTAGACATCATGGAGATGTATGGTAAAAGTCCGGAGCGCTGTGGAGAGTTCTGGAAGGCTGTTCAGGAGATGTGGCTCAAACTCTACGGATCCAACATGGCCACCATAGCTGCCATCAAC ggCTCTAGTCCAGCAGGTGGCTGTCTCATGTCTATTGGATGTGACTATAGGATCATGGCTGATAATCCTCGCTACAGCATCGGACTCAACGAGACTCAGCTCGGCATCGTAGCTCCCTTCTG GTTTAAGGACACGCTGGTGAACACGGTTGGTAACCGGGCAGCAGAGCTGTCGTTGGAGCTGGGTCTGTTGTACAGCGCTCCTGATGCCCTGAAGATCGGCCTGGTGGACCAGTTAGTCCCTGAGGACCAGGTCCTCTCCACTGCACAGGACACCATGTCCAAGTGGCTGGCTGTACCAG aCCATGCCAGACAGATCACCAAGTCCATGATGAGGAAACAGACCATTGACAAGCTGCTGTCCAACAGGGAAGCTGACATCACCAACTTTGTGAGCTTCATCACTAAAGACTCCATCCAGAGGTCCCTGCGCATGTACCTGGAGATGCTCAAGAGTAGAAAGGCCTAG
- the LOC110487136 gene encoding enoyl-CoA delta isomerase 1, mitochondrial isoform X3 gives MANVLRNSAKFGFSGVLSQLSIHSRHGRECVSPCFSLQQRNNSTSPKIKVDLDNSTGVAVLRMQSPPVNSLSLDFLTEFCINLEKLEMDKSCRGLIITSTLSKVSSTGLDIITLPVCVCVCVCLVSQTLSKVFSAGLDIMEMYGKSPERCGEFWKAVQEMWLKLYGSNMATIAAINGSSPAGGCLMSIGCDYRIMADNPRYSIGLNETQLGIVAPFWFKDTLVNTVGNRAAELSLELGLLYSAPDALKIGLVDQLVPEDQVLSTAQDTMSKWLAVPDHARQITKSMMRKQTIDKLLSNREADITNFVSFITKDSIQRSLRMYLEMLKSRKA, from the exons ATGGCAAATGTGTTGAGAAATTCCGCCAAATTCGGGTTTTCAG GTGTGTTGTCCCAGTTGTCCATCCACAGTAGAcatgggagagagtgtgtgtcgcCGTGCTTCTCTCTGCAGCAGAGAAACAACTCTACCTCACCTAAGATCAAGGTGGACCTGGACAACAGTACAG GTGTAGCTGTGTTGAGGATGCAGAGCCCCCCTGTCAACAGTCTGAGTCTGGACTTCCTCACTGAGTTCTGTATCAATCTGGAGAAACTAGAGATGGATAAGAGTTGTAGAGGTCTGATCATCACCtcg ACCCTCTCCAAGGTGTCCTCTACAGGGCTAGACATCATaactctccctgtgtgtgtgtgtgtgtgtgtgtgtttggtgtcccAGACCCTCTCCAAGGTGTTCTCTGCGGGGCTAGACATCATGGAGATGTATGGTAAAAGTCCGGAGCGCTGTGGAGAGTTCTGGAAGGCTGTTCAGGAGATGTGGCTCAAACTCTACGGATCCAACATGGCCACCATAGCTGCCATCAAC ggCTCTAGTCCAGCAGGTGGCTGTCTCATGTCTATTGGATGTGACTATAGGATCATGGCTGATAATCCTCGCTACAGCATCGGACTCAACGAGACTCAGCTCGGCATCGTAGCTCCCTTCTG GTTTAAGGACACGCTGGTGAACACGGTTGGTAACCGGGCAGCAGAGCTGTCGTTGGAGCTGGGTCTGTTGTACAGCGCTCCTGATGCCCTGAAGATCGGCCTGGTGGACCAGTTAGTCCCTGAGGACCAGGTCCTCTCCACTGCACAGGACACCATGTCCAAGTGGCTGGCTGTACCAG aCCATGCCAGACAGATCACCAAGTCCATGATGAGGAAACAGACCATTGACAAGCTGCTGTCCAACAGGGAAGCTGACATCACCAACTTTGTGAGCTTCATCACTAAAGACTCCATCCAGAGGTCCCTGCGCATGTACCTGGAGATGCTCAAGAGTAGAAAGGCCTAG